The genomic stretch CCGTGGTCAGCACCTTGAAAGAAGCCGATCTCGCCGAGGCGTCGGTCCTCGCCACCCAATACGAGACCCTGCTCCAGACCTCCTATTCGACCCTGAACATCCTGATCTCGATCAAGCTGTCCGACTATCTGCGATAAGTAGGTTAGTGGGATCAAGATGACGGCGATATTTTGGTATCGGCTGCGTAAAATTTCTTACACTTGTCGGTAATGCGGCGCGTCAAGAAGTGCGTATATACGTAGATATTGTTTTGTTGTTTCATCATCTCTGAATAAAACCGTCACCATGAAGTCGCATCATTGTTCATAAACTGTCGTTCCGGCAGGTTTTGCTCCACATAAGTCGACTTAAGGCCTCAATGCGCTGCCGATCCATTTGTGGTTCGAGCTAGTATCATTTTGAAGGGCCGATCGAGAGCATGATCGATTTCAAGCAGCATTTGTTGGGCACCACGTTCGTCGTTGGTCTGGTTTTCCTGTCCGCGCCGGCCTGGGCGCAGACACAGACAGGGACGAACACTTCGGGTGACAAGGCCGATGACGACGCCGCTGCAGTAGAAGAGGTCGTTGTCGTGGGTTCGCGGCTACGGCGCGACAACTACAACTCCGCGTCGCCGGTTCAGGTGGTTACGCGAGAAGATGCGACCCTTGCCGGCTTCGCCTCGACCACGGAATTATTGCAAAGCACGGCCGTCACCCAGGGCACGTCACAGGTCAACAACGCCTACGGCGGCTATGTCACCAACGGCGGGCCGGGCGCGAACACCCTGTCGCTGCGCGGCCTGGGCGCCGAGCGTACCCTGATTATGTTGAACGGGCGTCGCGTATCGCCGGCCGGTTCGCGCGGTTCGGTCGGTTCGGCCGACCTCAATGTTCTGCCATCGGCCATGATTGAGCGGATCGAGGTGCTGAAGGACGGCGCGTCCTCCCTCTACGGATCGGACGCCATCGCCGGGGTGGTCAATGTCGTGACCCGCAACGACCTGGACGGCGTGACTGTCGAGGGGCAGTTCAACGCGCCGATGGACGCCGATGGCGCGGGCCAGCAGAAGCGCTACTCCATCGTCGGCGGAACCCACGGCGACCGTTGGAGCCTGTCGGGCTCGGCCGAATATTATCAGCGCGACGAGCTGACCCTGGGCGATCGCGACTTCACCCGCTGCCCGACCGACAATTATCTGGACGGCTCGGACTATATCGACCCGCTGACCGGCAAGTCGAAATGCTATTCGCTGAACTCCGCCGGCGTGACGATCAATACGATCGGCACCTCTTATATGACGGGCGTCGCCGCCGACGGCACGACGGCGACGAGCTTCAACCGGTGGCGTCCTAATTCGGCTGTGACCACGGGTCTGGTCGGGTACGAGGGCGTCGGCGGCACGGGCACCAACACCAGCGTTCGCGACACCTATGATGCGGACATGCTCAACGAGTCGCTGGTTTCGCCGGTGGAGGTCGCGACCCTTTATCTGCAGGGCTCTTATGATCTGCACGCGCTCGGCAATGCCGAGGCCTATGGCGAGTTCCTCTATAATCAGCGCAAGTCGTCGCAGACGGACTATCGTCAGCTGGTGCTGGACTACGCGGTCGGCAGCCCTCTGATCCCCGACAACCTGTCGAGCAGCGTGTACAGCACGTCCGATCAGGGCCTCAACCTCGGTCAGGCCGTAGGCGTCCGCGCCTTCATCGGCTACGGCAACACGACCTCGACCCAGCAGGTGGACTTCACCAAGGCCGTCGGCGGCATCCGGGGCGATTTCACGCCTCTGGCCGGCTGGCGCTATGACGTCTCGGCCAGCTATTCGCGTTCGGACTCCGTCTATACCAGCGAACAGTTCCTGATCGACCGGCTGCAAAACAGCCTGGACGTGGTGGCCAACAGTGACGGCACCTTCTCCTGCGCCAGCGGCGCCGAAGGTTGCGTCGCCGCTCCGGCTCTGAACAGCAAGACCCTCGCCGGCGAACTGCCCGCCGATTGGCTCGGCTATGTCATGACCGACGTGACGGGCCGCACCCTCTATGACGAGGCCGTCCTTTCGGCCAGCATCGACGGTCCCTTGTTCACCTTGCCGGCCGGCGAGGTCGCGGTCTTCCTGGGCGCCGAGTATCGTGAGATGTCGATTGAGGACATTCCCGGCATCGATATGCAGACCTCGAACGTCTACAACTACTCGACTTCCGCTATCACTCGAGGCGACGATTCCGTTTGGGAAGTGTTCGGCGAGGTCGAGGTCCCGCTGCTCCGAGACGTGCGTTTCGCGCAGAACCTGACGTTCAGCGCCTCGGGTCGGTACACGGACTACGCCTCGTACGGTGACGACACGACCTACAAGGTCGGCTTGGTCTATCAGCCGGTCGATTTCCTGACCTTCCGCGGCAGCTACGGCACCTCCTATCGTGCGCCCGCCCTGTTCGAACAATTCGTCGGCGCCACCTCGGGCTATCTGAGTTCGTCCTACGACCCTTGCAACAGCTATGGGGACACAGGCACGGACGCCCGTGTCGCAGCCAACTGCGCCAGCGAAGGCCTGGCTGGGACTTACCAGCAAACGTCCAGCGTGGCAGTGGTGACGTCCGGCGGCGCCGACAATGGGCTTGAGGCGGAAACCTCGACCAACCTGACGGTCGGGCTTATCCTGAAGCCGAAACTGCCGGACAGCTGGGGCGAACTGGCCTTCGCCGTCGACTACTATGAAATCGAGGTCGACAACGGCGTTGATCGGATCGGCGCCAGCAGCATCCTGAGCCTCTGCTACGCCTCCTCCAGCGCCGACTTCGCGGCGGGCAACGGTTATTGCTCGCTGGTTGATCGCGACTCCGCGTCGAACGCGCTGACGGTGTCTGACAGCTACGTCAATGTCGCCACCGACGTGGTCAAGGGCATCGACTATACGGTGCGCTATCGTAAGCCTGTCGGTGTGGGTACGGCGCTTGTCGATCTGACGGTGACCCAGATGATCGAGCGCTACACCACCTTGTTTGCGGACGACCCCATCTATGACGAGGTCGGCACCATCGGCACGCCGGAGTACACGGCCACAGCCAACTTCTCCTATGCCTGGAACCAGTGGAACCTCCACTACGGCCTGGAGTGGATCGACGGCATGGGCTACGACACCTACTACAAAAAATACTACGGCTATACGTTGTCTAGCTTGGGCTACGACGCCGAAGTCGGCGCCTATCTGACCCAGAATGTCTCGGTTCGTTACGAGGCCGATGATTGGACGGTGACGGTCGGGGTTCGCAATCTGACCAACAAGACGGGTGACGAAGTCTCCGCAGGCGTGGTCGATATGGTGGGGAATGTGCCGCTGTATTCGGGCTACGACTATGTGGGCCGTACAGCCTTCATCAATCTCAGCAAGTCCTTCTGAGACGGCAAGGGGCGGCGGATTTATCCGCCGCCCTTTTTCATGTCCCGGCCGCACGAAAGTGAGCGTTTGACAGGTGCCGGAACATAAATTCGCTCTCAGTGACCGCTAATAAAGGGTTTGCGAGGCAGGTATGTTTCCGTTCTGAAACAAACGGCCGTTTAAACGAGGGTCATTGATGTTGGAAAACAGCGCCTCCCGGATATTGGTCGTGGACGACGATGCGGGCATCCGCGACGTCCTGGGCGACTATCTGTCACAACACGGATTCATCGCCTATCAGGCCGGTTCGGCCAGCGAAATGGATGAGGTCCTGGCCAGCACCCCGGTCGATCTGATCGTCCTGGACATGATGATGCCGGGCGAGGACGGCCTGTCCGTCTGTCGCCGGATGTCGGGCAAGGGCGCGCCGATCCTGATGCTGAGCGCCATGAGCGAAGAGACGGACCGGATCGTGGGTCTGGAACTGGGCGCCGCCGACTATATCGGCAAACCCTGCAATCCCCGTGAACTGCTGGCGCGCGTCCGTGCGGTGCTGCGGCGCCAGGATACGGTTCAATCGCCGATGTCCGGCACGGTCGTCACCTTCCTGGGCTGGCGTCTGGACCGGGTGCGTCGCGAGATCACGACGCCGAGCGGACAGGAAGTCTCGCTGTCGCGCAGCGAGTTCGTCATGCTGGAGATGCTGGTCGAGAACGCCGGCCGCATCGTGCGTCGCGAGCAGCTGCTGGCCCACGCCCGCGCCGCCGGCCGTGACGTCAACGAGCGCGCCATGGACGTCCAGATCAGCCGGCTGCGTCGCAAGCTGAACGAGGAAGACAGCAAGGAGCTGATCGTCACCGTGCGCGGCGAGGGCTATCTGTTCGACGCCGTGGTCGAAAACGAACACTGACGCCATGCGGCGTATGCGGCCACCGACCGTCCTGCTGCAGGTGGCCCTGATCGCTGTGGTGGCGGTCATCGCCACCCAGTTGACGACAATGACGATCGTCGTCCTGGCGCCGGCGCCCCGGCCGGCCGGCTATACGCTTGCGGCCGCCTCGTCCGCGCTGCAGGGAGCCCCGGCGAAGAGCGAGGACGGGCGCCCGCTGCGGCGGAGCCTCAAAGCCGCCGCGCCCTTCGAACAGGAACGCGATCCGTTGGCCGAAGCCCTCTCGCGTGGTCTTGCTTCGGAACTGGGGCGCGAGGTTACAGACGTCCATGTGCGGATGGACCGGGCGGGACGTCCGCTTTGGGCGCGACCGCCTGGTCCAAGTGATCGCGAGCCTCGCGATCCCCGTAGACCTTTGCGGCCCGGCGAATGGTTGGGCGGCGTGCGGTTCGGCATCACATCGAACCAGATCGCCTTTCCGCCCTTCCGGGCCGCGGTCCGTATGAACGACGGTCAGTGGTCGGTGATCGCGCCCCCCAGGGGCGGGCTGGCGCCCTGGCAGATCATGTTGTTGACCAGCATGCTGACGAGCCTGGTGGTGCTTTCGCCGCTTATCTGGTGGATGTCGCAGCGGTTGGCTCGTCCGATCCGGCGCTTCGCCCATGCGGCCGAGCGCCTGGGCGCCGATCCGGACGCGCCGCCGCTGAAGCCGACCGGTCCCAATGAGGTCCGGCTGGCTATCACCGCCTTCAACGACATGCAGGCAAAGCTGAGGGAGCATATCGAACGCCGCACCCACACGGTGGCGGCGATCGCGCATGATCTGCGCACGCCCCTGACGCGGCTGAGGTTCCGTATCGAGATGATGCCGCCGGAACAGCAGAGGCAGGCCATTCGCGATATCGAGGAAATGGATCAGCTGGTCGCCCAGGCGATGCAGTTCGTGAAGGGCCAGTTCGACGTCGGTCACGCCGAAAGCCTGGACTTCGGCGAACTGGTTCAGGACATGGCTGAGCGCTATACCGACACGGGGGCCCATATCGTCGTCGTGGCCCAACCGGGGCTGGAGGTTTGCGGCGATCCGGGCGTTTTGAGGCGCGGGCTGTCGAACCTGTTGGACAATGCGATCGCGCACGCCGGCGCGGTCACCGTGCGGGTCGAGGCCGCAGACGGGCGCGCTGTGGCGCGGATCCAGGATAGCGGTCCGGGTATCCCCGAGGCGGACCTGGAACGGGTGTTCGAGCCCTTCTTCCGGCTGGAGGCGTCGCGCAACCGCACGACGGGGGGCGCGGGTCTGGGCCTTTCCATCGCCCGTCACGCCGTGCGCGCTCACGGCGGTGATCTCACCCTGGCCAATGCGCCCGAGGGCGGGCTTGTCGCCACCCTGTCTCTGCCGCTGATCGAGGCCGAAGCGGCGTAGCCGATCCTCCCGTCTGTGATCCCGCCGTCTGTCAGGCCGCCGCCGGCAGGCGGACCTCTGCGGTCAGGCCGTCGTTTGACTTCAGCCGGATCGCGCCGCCGTGAGCGAGGATGATCGAGCGGCTGTTGGCCAGACCCAGGCCCATGCCTGAGGCGTCGCTGGCGACCGCATGGGGCGCGCGGTAGAAGGGTTTGAACACCCGTTCCAGTTCGCTGTCGGGCAGGCCGGGCCCAAAGTCACGGACGGTGGCGATCGCCTCCGCCCCGTCCTTGTCCAGTCGCACCACGGCGCGGCCGCCGTATTTGACGGCGTTGTCCAGCAGATTGGCGAACACCCGGTTCAGGGCGACGGGGTCGGCCTGAACCTCTATGCCCTCGCCGGGCTCCAGGGCGACATCGGCGCCGCCGGCGACGGCGTTCTTCACCGCCTCGTCCAGCAGGGTGCGCAGGTCGAGGCGTTCGCGCGCGCCGCCCTCCGCTTGATCGCGCATGAAGGCGAGGACCGAGCTGATCATGGCCTCCATCTGGTCCATGTCGCGCTCGAAGCCCGGTTTGAGCGTGTCAGGGGCGGCCTCCAGCCGGAACCGCATCCGGGTCAAGGGGGTGCGCAGGTCGTGGGAGATGGCCCCGATCATG from Brevundimonas sp. SL130 encodes the following:
- a CDS encoding TonB-dependent receptor domain-containing protein, coding for MIDFKQHLLGTTFVVGLVFLSAPAWAQTQTGTNTSGDKADDDAAAVEEVVVVGSRLRRDNYNSASPVQVVTREDATLAGFASTTELLQSTAVTQGTSQVNNAYGGYVTNGGPGANTLSLRGLGAERTLIMLNGRRVSPAGSRGSVGSADLNVLPSAMIERIEVLKDGASSLYGSDAIAGVVNVVTRNDLDGVTVEGQFNAPMDADGAGQQKRYSIVGGTHGDRWSLSGSAEYYQRDELTLGDRDFTRCPTDNYLDGSDYIDPLTGKSKCYSLNSAGVTINTIGTSYMTGVAADGTTATSFNRWRPNSAVTTGLVGYEGVGGTGTNTSVRDTYDADMLNESLVSPVEVATLYLQGSYDLHALGNAEAYGEFLYNQRKSSQTDYRQLVLDYAVGSPLIPDNLSSSVYSTSDQGLNLGQAVGVRAFIGYGNTTSTQQVDFTKAVGGIRGDFTPLAGWRYDVSASYSRSDSVYTSEQFLIDRLQNSLDVVANSDGTFSCASGAEGCVAAPALNSKTLAGELPADWLGYVMTDVTGRTLYDEAVLSASIDGPLFTLPAGEVAVFLGAEYREMSIEDIPGIDMQTSNVYNYSTSAITRGDDSVWEVFGEVEVPLLRDVRFAQNLTFSASGRYTDYASYGDDTTYKVGLVYQPVDFLTFRGSYGTSYRAPALFEQFVGATSGYLSSSYDPCNSYGDTGTDARVAANCASEGLAGTYQQTSSVAVVTSGGADNGLEAETSTNLTVGLILKPKLPDSWGELAFAVDYYEIEVDNGVDRIGASSILSLCYASSSADFAAGNGYCSLVDRDSASNALTVSDSYVNVATDVVKGIDYTVRYRKPVGVGTALVDLTVTQMIERYTTLFADDPIYDEVGTIGTPEYTATANFSYAWNQWNLHYGLEWIDGMGYDTYYKKYYGYTLSSLGYDAEVGAYLTQNVSVRYEADDWTVTVGVRNLTNKTGDEVSAGVVDMVGNVPLYSGYDYVGRTAFINLSKSF
- a CDS encoding response regulator transcription factor; translated protein: MDDDAGIRDVLGDYLSQHGFIAYQAGSASEMDEVLASTPVDLIVLDMMMPGEDGLSVCRRMSGKGAPILMLSAMSEETDRIVGLELGAADYIGKPCNPRELLARVRAVLRRQDTVQSPMSGTVVTFLGWRLDRVRREITTPSGQEVSLSRSEFVMLEMLVENAGRIVRREQLLAHARAAGRDVNERAMDVQISRLRRKLNEEDSKELIVTVRGEGYLFDAVVENEH
- a CDS encoding sensor histidine kinase, which encodes MRRMRPPTVLLQVALIAVVAVIATQLTTMTIVVLAPAPRPAGYTLAAASSALQGAPAKSEDGRPLRRSLKAAAPFEQERDPLAEALSRGLASELGREVTDVHVRMDRAGRPLWARPPGPSDREPRDPRRPLRPGEWLGGVRFGITSNQIAFPPFRAAVRMNDGQWSVIAPPRGGLAPWQIMLLTSMLTSLVVLSPLIWWMSQRLARPIRRFAHAAERLGADPDAPPLKPTGPNEVRLAITAFNDMQAKLREHIERRTHTVAAIAHDLRTPLTRLRFRIEMMPPEQQRQAIRDIEEMDQLVAQAMQFVKGQFDVGHAESLDFGELVQDMAERYTDTGAHIVVVAQPGLEVCGDPGVLRRGLSNLLDNAIAHAGAVTVRVEAADGRAVARIQDSGPGIPEADLERVFEPFFRLEASRNRTTGGAGLGLSIARHAVRAHGGDLTLANAPEGGLVATLSLPLIEAEAA